In Mycolicibacterium phocaicum, one DNA window encodes the following:
- the thiC gene encoding phosphomethylpyrimidine synthase ThiC: MTAIAVFNDLSCGPIQGSTKVYRELPDGGKVPFRRVNLTTGDHLDLYDTSGPYTDETATIDLEKGLPARPGVVKDRGTQLQRARNGEITAEMAFIAEREGVPAELVRDEVAIGRAIIPANHNHPELEPMIIGKAFAVKVNANIGNSAVTSSISEEVDKMVWATRWGADTIMDLSTGKDIHMTREWILRNSPVPVGTVPIYQALEKVNGDPTKLTWELYRDTVIEQCEQGVDYMTVHAGVLLRYIPLTVKRVTGIVSRGGSIMAAWCLAHHQESFLYTHFEELCEILQRYDVTFSLGDGLRPGSIADANDEAQFAELRTLGELTKIAKSHGVQVMIEGPGHVPMHKIVENVRLEEELCEEAPFYTLGPLATDIAPAYDHITSAIGAAIIAQAGTAMLCYVTPKEHLGLPNRKDVKDGVIAYKIAAHAADLAKGHPGAQDRDNALSQARFEFRWHDQFALSLDPDTAREYHDETLPAEPAKTAHFCSMCGPKFCSMRITQDIRDAYPDGVAPDFADEIAQGMAEKSQEFADHGNRVYLPLAP, translated from the coding sequence ATGACTGCAATTGCTGTATTCAACGACCTTTCCTGCGGCCCGATCCAGGGCAGCACCAAGGTTTACCGGGAGCTTCCCGACGGCGGAAAGGTCCCGTTCCGACGGGTCAACCTGACCACCGGCGACCACCTCGACCTGTACGACACCTCGGGTCCGTACACCGACGAGACCGCCACCATCGACCTCGAGAAGGGCCTGCCCGCCCGCCCCGGCGTCGTCAAGGACCGCGGCACCCAGCTGCAGCGCGCCCGCAACGGCGAGATCACCGCGGAGATGGCGTTCATCGCCGAGCGCGAGGGCGTGCCGGCCGAGCTGGTCCGCGACGAGGTCGCCATCGGCCGCGCCATCATTCCGGCCAACCACAACCACCCCGAGCTCGAGCCGATGATCATCGGCAAGGCCTTCGCGGTGAAGGTCAACGCCAACATCGGCAACTCGGCCGTCACGTCGTCGATCTCCGAAGAGGTCGACAAGATGGTGTGGGCCACCCGCTGGGGCGCCGACACCATCATGGATCTGTCCACCGGCAAGGACATCCACATGACGCGCGAGTGGATCCTGCGCAACTCCCCCGTCCCGGTCGGCACCGTGCCGATCTATCAGGCGCTGGAGAAGGTCAACGGCGATCCCACCAAGTTGACCTGGGAGCTGTACCGCGACACCGTCATCGAGCAGTGCGAGCAGGGCGTCGACTACATGACGGTGCACGCCGGCGTGCTGCTGCGCTACATCCCGCTGACGGTCAAGCGCGTCACCGGCATCGTGTCGCGCGGCGGCTCGATCATGGCGGCGTGGTGCCTGGCGCACCACCAGGAATCGTTCCTGTACACGCACTTCGAAGAGCTCTGCGAAATCTTGCAGCGCTACGACGTCACCTTCTCCCTCGGTGACGGTCTGCGTCCCGGCTCGATCGCCGACGCCAACGACGAGGCCCAGTTCGCCGAGCTGCGCACCCTGGGCGAGCTCACCAAGATCGCCAAATCGCATGGCGTGCAGGTGATGATCGAGGGCCCGGGCCACGTCCCGATGCACAAGATCGTCGAGAACGTCCGCCTGGAAGAGGAACTCTGCGAAGAGGCCCCGTTCTACACGCTGGGCCCGCTGGCCACCGACATCGCACCGGCGTACGACCACATCACCTCCGCCATCGGCGCGGCGATCATCGCGCAGGCCGGTACCGCGATGCTCTGCTACGTCACCCCCAAGGAACACCTGGGTCTGCCCAACCGCAAGGACGTCAAGGACGGGGTCATCGCGTACAAGATCGCCGCGCACGCCGCCGACCTGGCCAAGGGCCACCCCGGCGCGCAGGACCGCGACAACGCATTGAGCCAGGCCCGCTTCGAGTTCCGCTGGCACGACCAGTTCGCGCTGTCGCTCGACCCGGACACCGCCCGCGAGTACCACGACGAGACGCTGCCCGCCGAGCCCGCCAAGACCGCGCACTTCTGCTCGATGTGCGGCCCGAAGTTCTGCTCGATGCGCATCACGCAGGACATCCGCGACGCCTACCCGGACGGGGTCGCCCCCGATTTCGCGGACGAGATCGCGCAGGGCATGGCGGAGAAATCCCAGGAGTTCGCCGACCACGGCAACCGGGTGTATCTACCCTTGGCTCCGTGA
- a CDS encoding MFS transporter, producing the protein MTTDTELTGPRDTALAATARRRVQMDHDHPRYKWVVLANTTLGTLLATINASIVLISLPAIFRGIGLNPLAPSNVSYLLWMLMGYLVVTAVLVVPFGRLGDMYGRVRIYNLGFVIFTLAAVALSFDPFHLGGGAIWLIAWRVIQGVGGAMLMASSSAILTDAFPANQRGMALGVNMVAAVAGSFLGLLIGGFLSEWEWKAVFWVGIPIGVIGAIWSYRSLRELGTRSPGKLDWAGTVTFGLGLTVLLLGITYGIQPYGDSPTGWGSPAVLGSICVGLLLLVVFCIIELKVESPMVDMRLFKSATFGMGNLAGLLSSVGRGGLQFMLIIWLQGIWLPLHGYDFESTPLWAGIYLLPATIGFLVAAPVAGSLSDRFGARPLAVGGMLLMAVTFVALLLIPVNFAYWEFALLVFLNGVGGGIFTAPNTAAIMSSVPAAQRGAASGVRSTFFNAGSSLSIGIFFSLMVVGLAGTLPTALSSGLQQQGVSADVAQQVAELPPVGSLFAAFLGYNPVGELLAPFHTLQQPGVDAATLTGQSFFPQLITEPFHSGLVVVFGAAAVMMLLGAVASMFNPGTYATEPGADNAA; encoded by the coding sequence ATGACGACTGACACCGAGCTCACCGGGCCGCGCGACACCGCGCTCGCGGCAACCGCGCGCCGACGCGTCCAGATGGACCACGACCACCCCCGCTACAAGTGGGTCGTGCTGGCCAACACCACGCTGGGCACACTGCTGGCCACGATCAACGCCTCGATCGTGCTGATCTCACTACCGGCGATCTTCCGGGGTATCGGGCTGAACCCGCTGGCGCCGAGCAACGTCAGCTACCTGCTGTGGATGCTGATGGGCTACCTCGTGGTGACGGCCGTGCTCGTGGTGCCGTTCGGCCGGCTCGGGGACATGTACGGCCGGGTCCGCATCTACAACCTGGGTTTCGTCATCTTCACGCTGGCGGCCGTCGCGCTGTCGTTCGATCCGTTCCATCTCGGTGGCGGTGCGATCTGGCTCATCGCCTGGCGGGTGATCCAGGGTGTCGGCGGCGCGATGTTGATGGCGTCGTCGTCGGCGATCCTGACCGACGCCTTCCCGGCCAACCAGCGCGGCATGGCCCTCGGCGTGAACATGGTGGCCGCGGTGGCCGGATCGTTCCTCGGTCTGCTGATCGGCGGTTTCCTCTCGGAATGGGAGTGGAAGGCCGTGTTCTGGGTCGGCATCCCGATCGGCGTGATCGGCGCCATCTGGAGCTACCGCTCGCTGCGTGAGCTGGGTACCCGGTCGCCCGGCAAGCTGGACTGGGCCGGCACCGTGACATTCGGCCTCGGCCTGACGGTTCTGCTGCTCGGCATCACGTATGGCATTCAGCCGTACGGTGATTCGCCGACGGGCTGGGGCAGCCCTGCCGTCCTCGGCTCCATCTGTGTGGGTCTGCTGCTGTTGGTGGTGTTCTGCATCATCGAGCTCAAGGTCGAGTCGCCGATGGTCGACATGCGGCTGTTCAAGTCGGCGACCTTCGGCATGGGCAACCTGGCCGGGCTGCTGTCGTCGGTGGGCCGCGGTGGCCTCCAGTTCATGCTCATCATCTGGCTGCAGGGCATCTGGCTGCCGTTGCACGGCTACGACTTCGAATCGACGCCGCTGTGGGCGGGCATCTACCTGCTGCCGGCGACCATCGGCTTCCTGGTGGCGGCACCCGTCGCCGGCAGCCTGTCCGACCGCTTTGGCGCGCGGCCACTGGCGGTCGGCGGCATGCTGCTGATGGCGGTGACCTTCGTTGCGCTGCTGCTGATTCCGGTCAATTTCGCGTACTGGGAATTCGCCCTGCTGGTGTTCCTCAACGGCGTCGGCGGCGGCATCTTCACCGCGCCGAACACCGCGGCGATCATGTCGAGCGTGCCGGCGGCGCAGCGCGGCGCTGCGTCGGGTGTGCGGTCGACGTTCTTCAACGCCGGCAGCTCGCTGTCGATCGGCATCTTCTTCTCGCTCATGGTCGTCGGGCTGGCCGGCACCTTGCCGACCGCGTTGTCCAGTGGTCTGCAGCAGCAAGGGGTTTCGGCCGACGTCGCGCAGCAGGTGGCCGAACTGCCGCCGGTGGGCAGCCTGTTCGCGGCCTTCCTCGGCTACAACCCGGTGGGCGAGCTGCTGGCTCCGTTCCACACGCTGCAACAGCCGGGCGTCGATGCCGCCACCCTGACGGGTCAGAGCTTCTTCCCGCAGCTCATCACCGAGCCGTTCCACTCCGGCCTGGTCGTGGTGTTCGGCGCGGCGGCGGTCATGATGCTGCTGGGTGCGGTGGCGTCGATGTTCAACCCCGGTACCTACGCCACCGAGCCCGGCGCCGACAACGCGGCGTGA
- the thiD gene encoding bifunctional hydroxymethylpyrimidine kinase/phosphomethylpyrimidine kinase — MSFLPLTPPGETPLRVMTIAGSDSGGGAGIQADLRTFAMLGVHGCVAVAAVTVQNSVGVKGFHELPLDIISGQITAVADDIGIQAAKTGMLASAEIIGAVADTWQSLDGDIPLVVDPVCASMHGDPLLHPSALNSVRTQLFPIATLVTPNLDEVRLITGIDVVDAATQRDAAKALYDLGPKWALVKGGHLRSSDHSPDLLYDGNEFYEFTTERIDTGHDHGAGDTLAASTACALAHGFSVPDAVAFGKSWVTECLRAAYPLGRGHGPVNALFRLADERSREDDRA; from the coding sequence GTGAGCTTTCTACCTTTGACCCCGCCGGGCGAAACGCCGCTGCGGGTGATGACCATCGCCGGCTCGGATTCCGGCGGCGGCGCCGGAATCCAGGCCGACCTGCGTACCTTCGCGATGCTCGGCGTGCATGGATGCGTCGCCGTCGCCGCGGTGACGGTGCAGAACTCGGTGGGGGTCAAGGGTTTTCACGAGCTGCCACTCGACATCATCAGCGGGCAGATCACCGCGGTGGCCGACGACATCGGCATCCAGGCGGCCAAGACCGGCATGCTGGCCTCGGCCGAGATCATCGGTGCGGTCGCGGACACCTGGCAGAGTCTCGACGGTGACATCCCGCTGGTCGTCGACCCGGTGTGCGCGTCGATGCACGGCGACCCGCTGCTGCACCCCAGCGCGCTGAATTCGGTTCGCACGCAGCTGTTTCCGATTGCCACGCTGGTCACCCCGAACCTCGACGAGGTCCGGTTGATCACCGGCATCGACGTGGTGGATGCGGCGACGCAACGCGATGCCGCCAAGGCGTTGTACGACCTGGGCCCGAAGTGGGCCCTGGTCAAGGGCGGCCACCTGCGGTCCAGCGATCACAGCCCGGACCTGCTGTACGACGGCAACGAGTTCTACGAATTCACCACCGAGCGCATCGACACCGGCCATGACCACGGCGCCGGTGACACCCTCGCCGCGTCCACGGCCTGCGCACTGGCGCATGGCTTTTCGGTGCCTGACGCGGTGGCGTTCGGCAAGAGCTGGGTGACCGAATGCCTGCGGGCGGCCTACCCGCTGGGCCGCGGCCACGGTCCGGTCAACGCACTCTTCCGGTTGGCGGATGAGCGCTCGCGCGAAGACGATCGGGCCTGA
- a CDS encoding GntR family transcriptional regulator, with protein sequence MAIDQTPASERAYRDTKSKILVGAVKGGQLLSEVAVAAELGVSRTPVHEAFLRLAAEDLLDLLPRRGAVVVPISPREATDLLEMRLALEGSAVRRLCRSEATAQAVAAELARLIDQQRGAATDLARFAELDDAFHRHIVDSAGNCIAQRFYGSLGDRQRRMMADAVQADQTLVERLIAEHAELAQAIDVRDATAFDARLLAHLESTYEVVLR encoded by the coding sequence GTGGCCATTGATCAGACTCCCGCCAGCGAGCGCGCCTACCGTGACACCAAGAGCAAGATCCTGGTCGGCGCGGTCAAGGGCGGGCAGCTGCTGAGCGAGGTCGCGGTCGCGGCGGAACTCGGCGTGAGCCGGACCCCGGTGCACGAGGCCTTCCTGCGGCTGGCGGCCGAAGACCTGCTGGATCTGCTGCCCCGGCGAGGCGCGGTCGTCGTCCCGATCTCGCCGCGGGAAGCCACCGACCTGCTCGAGATGCGCCTGGCGCTGGAGGGCAGTGCTGTGCGCCGCCTCTGCCGTTCTGAGGCCACCGCGCAGGCAGTGGCTGCCGAACTCGCCCGGCTGATCGACCAGCAGCGTGGCGCGGCCACCGATCTGGCGCGCTTCGCCGAGCTCGACGACGCCTTCCACCGGCACATCGTGGACTCCGCCGGCAACTGCATCGCGCAGCGGTTCTACGGCTCGTTGGGCGACCGGCAACGCCGCATGATGGCCGACGCCGTGCAGGCCGACCAGACGCTCGTCGAACGGCTCATCGCCGAACACGCCGAGCTGGCCCAGGCCATCGACGTCCGCGACGCGACGGCGTTCGACGCCCGCCTGCTGGCGCACCTCGAGTCGACGTACGAGGTGGTGCTGCGATGA
- a CDS encoding flavin-containing monooxygenase gives MTTQQFDAVIVGAGFAGIGAAIQLKRLGIENFTILEREDDLGGTWYVNHYPGLAVDVPTTTYSYFFEPNPNWSRLFTPGPEIKRYADDVAAKYDVRRHIRFNVVVNGARWDEEASLWRVNIADGETLSARYLITATGFLSQPNIPAIPGIESFEGRVIHTTDWDDDYDPAGKRVAVIGTGATAVQLIPELAKTAADLTVFQRTPIWVVPKIDPRFGARAKKMFARFPLTQRVLRWLTDSIYEVMVSVGVRHYGMFRGRFNISASDLSKMHRFFVIRDKDLRRRLTPDYDFGCKRPTFSNGYYQAFNRPNVHLQDAGIDRIEADGILGNDGVKVEIDTLVLATGFDLWEANFPAIEVIGREGRDLGKWWRETRFQAYQGVSMPYFPNYLSLASPYAFLGLNFFNTMEYQMRLMDRLFTEVKARGATTFEVTEEANTAFLDRMTELLGDSLFTLGNCASAHSYYFNPAGEPTLLRPSSTETAIREASEFPLSDYKIS, from the coding sequence ATGACGACGCAGCAGTTCGACGCGGTCATCGTCGGCGCAGGATTCGCCGGTATCGGTGCGGCCATCCAGCTCAAACGCCTCGGGATCGAGAACTTCACGATCCTGGAGCGCGAGGACGACCTCGGCGGCACCTGGTACGTCAACCACTATCCAGGGCTCGCGGTCGACGTGCCCACCACCACGTACTCGTACTTCTTCGAGCCCAACCCGAACTGGTCGCGGCTGTTCACACCGGGCCCGGAGATCAAGCGCTACGCCGACGACGTCGCGGCCAAGTACGACGTGCGGCGGCACATCCGGTTCAACGTCGTCGTCAACGGCGCCCGCTGGGATGAGGAGGCGTCGCTGTGGCGCGTCAACATCGCCGACGGTGAGACTCTCAGCGCCCGCTACCTGATCACCGCCACCGGCTTCCTGTCGCAGCCCAACATCCCGGCGATTCCCGGCATCGAGAGCTTCGAAGGTCGCGTCATCCACACCACCGACTGGGATGACGACTACGACCCGGCGGGCAAGCGCGTTGCCGTCATCGGCACCGGCGCCACCGCGGTGCAGCTGATTCCCGAGCTGGCCAAGACCGCCGCCGACCTGACGGTATTCCAGCGCACGCCGATCTGGGTGGTACCCAAGATCGACCCGCGCTTCGGCGCCCGCGCCAAGAAGATGTTCGCCCGGTTCCCATTGACGCAGCGCGTGCTGCGCTGGCTCACCGACTCGATCTACGAGGTGATGGTGTCGGTCGGGGTCCGGCATTACGGCATGTTCCGCGGCCGCTTCAACATCTCGGCCTCCGACCTGTCGAAGATGCACCGGTTCTTCGTCATCCGCGACAAGGACCTGCGGCGCCGACTGACCCCGGACTACGACTTCGGTTGCAAGCGGCCGACTTTCAGCAACGGCTACTACCAGGCCTTCAACCGCCCCAACGTGCACCTGCAGGACGCCGGCATCGACCGGATCGAGGCCGACGGCATCCTGGGCAACGACGGTGTCAAGGTCGAGATCGACACCCTGGTGCTCGCAACCGGTTTCGACCTGTGGGAGGCCAACTTCCCGGCCATCGAGGTGATCGGCCGCGAGGGCCGCGATCTCGGAAAGTGGTGGCGCGAAACGCGTTTCCAGGCCTACCAGGGCGTGTCGATGCCGTACTTCCCGAACTACCTGAGCCTGGCGAGCCCGTACGCCTTCCTGGGGTTGAACTTCTTCAACACCATGGAGTACCAGATGCGGCTGATGGACCGGCTTTTCACCGAGGTCAAGGCGCGCGGTGCGACGACATTCGAGGTCACCGAGGAAGCCAACACGGCGTTCCTCGACCGGATGACCGAACTGCTCGGCGACTCGCTGTTCACCCTCGGCAACTGCGCCAGCGCGCACTCGTACTATTTCAATCCCGCGGGTGAGCCCACGCTGCTGCGCCCGTCATCGACCGAGACGGCGATTCGGGAAGCTTCCGAATTTCCGTTGAGCGACTACAAGATTTCGTGA
- a CDS encoding alpha/beta hydrolase family protein yields the protein MSLEDIAGIAHEPDGTPTGVVLLTHGAGGNRDAPLIIRLCDEWARHGWLAIRYNLPYRRRRPKGPPSNSAASDQQGIVEAIELAHTLTDGPVIAGGHSYGGRMTSMVAAQGADLAALTLFSYPLHPPGKPERARTEHLGQIKVPTVFTHGTADPFGSIDELTAAAQLIPAPTELIEITGARHDLGSKTLDVPALAVAAALVFVARSGT from the coding sequence GTGAGCCTCGAGGACATCGCGGGCATCGCGCACGAACCCGACGGCACTCCGACGGGCGTCGTGCTGCTGACGCACGGCGCGGGCGGTAACCGCGACGCCCCACTCATCATCCGGCTCTGCGACGAATGGGCGCGCCACGGCTGGCTCGCGATCCGCTACAACCTGCCCTACCGGCGCCGCCGTCCGAAGGGTCCGCCGTCCAACTCGGCGGCATCGGACCAGCAGGGCATCGTCGAGGCCATCGAGCTGGCGCACACACTGACCGATGGACCGGTGATCGCCGGCGGCCACTCCTACGGTGGCCGGATGACGTCGATGGTCGCGGCGCAGGGCGCCGACCTGGCGGCGCTGACGCTGTTCTCCTATCCCCTGCACCCACCCGGCAAGCCCGAGCGGGCACGCACCGAGCACCTCGGCCAGATCAAGGTCCCGACGGTGTTCACCCACGGCACGGCCGACCCGTTCGGGAGCATCGACGAGCTGACGGCCGCAGCCCAGCTGATCCCGGCGCCCACCGAGCTCATCGAGATCACCGGGGCCCGCCATGACCTGGGCTCCAAGACCCTGGACGTCCCCGCGCTGGCGGTCGCCGCGGCTCTTGTGTTCGTGGCGCGAAGCGGTACCTGA
- a CDS encoding MFS transporter, with amino-acid sequence MSRARVKPWLAVAAGVFCIGWGGNQFTPMLIEYVHRAGYSRVDVDVLLGAYVLGLIPGLLVAAAMSNRYGRRPLMVAGLISSALGSLILATGELGGFPALFVGRLLCGLSVGVAMAVGSTWIAELSAPPYDTAATGAGARRASIWLSLGLAIGPLCSGLLAQFAPLPLTLTYLVQAALCVPALWLVLTRTVETRGARVSGDLLSQLRVPAATHRRFVRVVAPMAPWVFGSAAIAYAIVPALVADRLGSWALLYTAGLTVLTLACGVLVQPVARRLDDHSSARAVVVSMVLMSAGVFAAVATAVTRSPAIAVLVAMLLGSAYGIAIVSGLLEIQRIAEPHELAGVSGVYYSLAYVGFLLPAVLAALAHYVSYPAMLTVVGLLAAVCTVICAAGWSKHLPARA; translated from the coding sequence ATGAGCCGCGCCCGTGTGAAGCCATGGCTCGCCGTCGCCGCCGGCGTCTTCTGCATCGGTTGGGGCGGAAACCAATTCACCCCGATGCTGATCGAATACGTGCACCGCGCCGGATACTCCCGCGTGGACGTCGATGTCCTGCTGGGCGCCTACGTGCTGGGCCTGATCCCCGGGCTGCTGGTCGCTGCGGCCATGTCGAACCGGTACGGCCGGCGCCCGCTGATGGTCGCGGGGCTGATCAGCTCGGCGCTCGGCAGCCTGATCCTCGCGACCGGTGAATTGGGCGGATTCCCAGCGCTTTTCGTCGGCCGGCTGCTCTGTGGGCTGAGCGTGGGTGTCGCGATGGCCGTTGGTTCGACCTGGATCGCGGAGCTGTCCGCACCGCCGTACGACACCGCAGCGACGGGGGCCGGCGCCCGCCGGGCCTCGATCTGGCTGTCGCTGGGGCTGGCGATCGGACCCTTGTGCTCGGGCCTGCTGGCGCAGTTCGCGCCGCTGCCGTTGACACTGACGTACCTGGTGCAGGCCGCGCTGTGCGTGCCGGCGCTGTGGCTGGTGCTGACGCGGACGGTCGAGACCCGGGGTGCCCGGGTCAGTGGAGACCTGTTGTCCCAGTTGCGGGTTCCGGCCGCCACGCACCGCCGCTTCGTCCGCGTCGTGGCCCCGATGGCGCCGTGGGTTTTCGGTTCGGCGGCCATCGCATACGCCATCGTGCCGGCTCTGGTGGCCGACCGGCTGGGCTCCTGGGCGCTGCTGTACACCGCGGGTCTGACGGTGCTGACGCTGGCCTGTGGCGTGCTGGTGCAGCCGGTCGCGAGGCGGTTGGACGACCATTCCAGCGCCCGCGCGGTGGTGGTGTCGATGGTGCTGATGTCGGCCGGGGTGTTCGCCGCGGTCGCCACGGCGGTCACGCGCTCGCCGGCCATCGCGGTGCTGGTGGCCATGCTGCTGGGCAGTGCGTACGGCATCGCCATCGTGTCCGGGCTGCTGGAGATTCAGCGCATCGCCGAACCCCACGAATTGGCCGGGGTGTCTGGCGTGTACTACTCGCTGGCGTACGTCGGCTTCCTGCTGCCCGCGGTGCTCGCCGCGCTGGCCCACTACGTCAGCTACCCGGCGATGCTCACCGTCGTCGGCCTACTGGCGGCAGTGTGCACCGTGATCTGTGCGGCAGGCTGGTCCAAGCACCTGCCGGCCCGCGCGTAG
- a CDS encoding M28 family peptidase, with the protein MRRALAAGLLTAVLASCAPPPQPPAPPPPPAPDLARDLAGRVGTDGIYTHLRKFAAIAAENKGTRADGTPGYQASVDYVANLLRDKGFDVQTPEYVRVERGAPGNPVLDVGGRRWGVVQASLLTSTAPGGLTAPTLHPVKPAGCAPDDYGTLNLRGAIAVVDDAVCSVVDKQNAAVARGAVAVLVVSPPSANGAPRGLFSPGYYEHLNTPVGIIGKDADAVLLKTNSPVKLTLDAKNTGVKSRNVLAQTKTGDQHSVVLAGAHLDSAPTSAGINDAATGVSALLETAAALGGSPKIENAVRFTFWGSGAVGQEGATKYVRGLAAEPLNDIALYLDFDILGSPNAGFFTFDGDQSGQANPEIPLDAVPAGSAGLERTLAGYLYLAGKRPADMTMDLGSGYGPFLTAGIPVGGISTGTSQRKSPIQARLWGGQAGAAFDPGYGPKGDTVEQLNRAALAVTGPTVAFAVGTYAQSLTGPNGVPLHDERHRQAGK; encoded by the coding sequence ATGAGGCGGGCACTGGCCGCCGGGCTGCTGACCGCTGTTCTGGCGTCGTGTGCACCACCGCCGCAGCCACCGGCCCCACCGCCGCCGCCCGCGCCTGATCTCGCGCGCGATCTGGCCGGCAGGGTGGGCACCGACGGCATCTACACGCATCTGAGGAAGTTCGCCGCCATCGCGGCGGAGAACAAGGGCACCCGCGCCGACGGCACCCCCGGCTACCAGGCCAGCGTCGACTACGTCGCGAACCTGCTGCGGGACAAAGGGTTCGACGTGCAGACCCCCGAGTATGTGCGCGTGGAACGCGGTGCCCCCGGCAATCCGGTGCTCGACGTCGGTGGCCGTCGGTGGGGGGTCGTGCAGGCCTCGCTGTTGACGTCCACGGCGCCCGGCGGCCTGACCGCGCCGACGTTGCACCCTGTCAAGCCGGCCGGTTGCGCTCCGGACGATTACGGCACCCTCAACCTGCGGGGAGCCATCGCGGTGGTCGACGACGCGGTGTGCTCGGTGGTCGACAAGCAGAATGCGGCGGTGGCCCGCGGCGCGGTCGCGGTGCTGGTGGTCAGCCCGCCCAGCGCGAACGGCGCCCCGCGCGGGCTGTTCAGCCCCGGCTACTACGAACACCTCAACACGCCGGTGGGCATCATCGGCAAGGACGCCGATGCCGTACTGCTGAAAACCAACAGCCCGGTGAAGCTCACCCTCGACGCCAAGAACACCGGTGTGAAATCGCGAAACGTCTTGGCTCAGACCAAGACCGGCGACCAGCACAGCGTCGTGCTGGCGGGCGCGCACCTCGACAGCGCGCCGACGAGCGCGGGCATCAATGACGCGGCAACCGGGGTGTCGGCACTGCTGGAGACGGCCGCAGCGCTGGGCGGCTCGCCGAAGATCGAGAACGCGGTGCGGTTCACGTTCTGGGGTTCGGGCGCCGTGGGTCAGGAAGGCGCCACCAAGTACGTGCGCGGGTTGGCTGCCGAACCGCTGAATGACATTGCGCTGTATCTGGATTTCGACATCCTCGGTTCACCCAACGCCGGGTTCTTCACGTTCGACGGCGACCAGTCCGGCCAGGCGAACCCTGAGATCCCGCTTGACGCGGTGCCCGCCGGGTCGGCCGGGCTCGAGCGCACGCTGGCCGGATATCTGTATCTCGCCGGCAAGCGGCCCGCCGACATGACGATGGATCTGGGCAGTGGCTACGGTCCGTTCCTCACCGCCGGGATTCCGGTCGGCGGCATCTCGACCGGCACGTCGCAGCGGAAATCACCGATCCAGGCGCGCTTGTGGGGCGGACAGGCGGGCGCCGCTTTCGATCCCGGGTACGGGCCGAAGGGCGATACCGTCGAGCAGCTGAACCGCGCGGCGCTGGCCGTGACCGGACCCACCGTCGCGTTTGCGGTCGGCACGTACGCGCAGTCGCTGACGGGCCCCAACGGTGTGCCGTTGCACGACGAACGACACCGGCAAGCAGGCAAGTAG
- a CDS encoding ferredoxin--NADP reductase: MTASTASRSHELTVVEVITETPDAVSLVLTAAHDAREQFAYQAGQFLTLRIPAHSGAVSRCYSLSSSPAADEHLKVTVKRTAGGLASNWLCDHAEAGMTLESLTPAGAFTVRPADSELVFVAAGSGITPVISMIRAELLQSGRRVTLVYANRDRESVIFDAELAELLAAHADRLTVAHWLESESSLPTPAGLRSLLPSTPAADTAAYLCGPAAFMDVAAAALHDAGVACEHVHREVFVSLTTDAFAAPEPATRSAAASDAVTATVEIDGDTHEISWPKSEVLLDTLLSRGIDAPYACREGNCGACAYTLREGQVSMRINDTLDDYELGIGVRLACQSIPESDHLTAVFDR; the protein is encoded by the coding sequence ATGACCGCATCGACAGCGTCCAGGTCACACGAGTTGACCGTGGTCGAGGTGATCACCGAGACCCCCGACGCCGTGTCGCTGGTCCTGACGGCCGCGCACGACGCCCGTGAGCAGTTCGCCTACCAGGCCGGCCAGTTCCTGACCCTGCGCATCCCGGCACACAGTGGCGCCGTCTCGCGGTGCTATTCGCTGTCGAGCAGTCCGGCCGCCGACGAGCACCTGAAGGTGACCGTGAAGCGCACCGCGGGAGGCCTCGCATCCAACTGGCTGTGCGACCATGCCGAGGCCGGTATGACACTGGAATCCCTCACGCCCGCAGGCGCTTTCACGGTCCGTCCGGCAGACAGCGAGCTGGTCTTCGTCGCCGCCGGCAGTGGCATCACCCCGGTCATCTCGATGATCCGCGCCGAACTGCTGCAGTCCGGCCGCCGGGTGACACTCGTCTACGCCAACCGCGACCGCGAGTCGGTCATCTTCGACGCCGAGTTGGCGGAACTGCTTGCGGCACATGCCGACCGGCTGACGGTCGCACACTGGCTCGAGTCGGAGTCCAGCCTGCCCACTCCGGCCGGCCTGCGCTCCTTGCTGCCCTCGACACCCGCAGCCGATACCGCCGCCTACCTGTGCGGCCCAGCCGCATTCATGGACGTGGCCGCGGCCGCCCTGCACGACGCCGGCGTCGCCTGTGAGCACGTGCACCGCGAGGTCTTCGTCTCACTGACCACGGATGCTTTCGCCGCGCCGGAGCCGGCGACCCGTTCGGCCGCAGCCTCCGACGCGGTGACCGCGACCGTCGAGATCGACGGCGATACCCACGAGATCAGCTGGCCCAAGAGCGAAGTGCTGCTCGACACCCTGCTGAGCCGAGGTATCGACGCACCCTACGCCTGCCGCGAAGGCAACTGCGGCGCCTGCGCGTACACGCTGCGCGAAGGCCAGGTGAGCATGCGGATCAACGACACCCTCGACGACTACGAACTCGGCATCGGCGTCCGGCTGGCGTGCCAGTCGATACCCGAATCCGACCATCTGACAGCTGTTTTCGACCGCTGA